The proteins below are encoded in one region of Hordeum vulgare subsp. vulgare chromosome 3H, MorexV3_pseudomolecules_assembly, whole genome shotgun sequence:
- the LOC123440978 gene encoding probable NADPH:quinone oxidoreductase 1, translating into MGSITASTTAKPILRVAAISGSLRSNSWHVGLIRAAEELCEESIPGLRIDHVDISDLPMANPDLETNGGDGFPPAVEAFRDRITAADCFLFASPEYNYSVTGSLKNALDWASRGTHKCWADKAAAIVCAGGDFGGGRASLHLREIGIYLDIHFINKPELHIRAYEHPPKFDGEGNLIDAKARERLKKVLLSLQAFALRLQHKEN; encoded by the exons ATGGGATCCATCACTGCATCGACGACGGCAAAGCCCATCCTCCGTGTGGCCGCCATCTCCGGCTCCCTCCGCAGCAACTCTTGGCACGTCGGCCTCATCCGCGCCG CCGAGGAGCTGTGTGAGGAGTCCATCCCGGGGCTGCGCATCGACCACGTCGACATCTCCGACCTGCCAATGGCCAATCCAGACCTCGAGACTAACGGCGGCGACGGCTTCCCGCCGGCCGTGGAGGCGTTCCGCGACAGGATCACCGCCGCCGACTGCTTCCTCTTCGCCTCGCCAGAGTACAACTACTCCGTAACCGGCTCGCTCAAGAACGCGCTGGACTGGGCGTCGAGGGGCACGCACAAGTGCTGGGCGGACAAGGCGGCGGCGATCGTCTGCGCGGGAGGCGACTTCGGCGGAGGCAGGGCGTCGCTCCACCTGCGCGAGATCGGGATATACCTCGACATCCACTTCATCAACAAGCCGGAGCTCCACATCAGGGCGTACGAGCACCCGCCCAAGTTCGACGGCGAGGGGAACCTCATCGACGCCAAAGCCAGGGAGCggctcaagaaggtgctcctctcGCTGCAGGCCTTCGCGCTCAGGCTCCAACACAAGGAGAACTGA